In Erigeron canadensis isolate Cc75 chromosome 8, C_canadensis_v1, whole genome shotgun sequence, the DNA window TAAATCGTGCTTTAAAACAAAGTTGTCGATTAACACTTAAATAATCTCTACAAATATTAATCAATAAAGTCTAAAATCTAAATAAGTTGTACGTTCCCAAAAACTGCGGCTGCAACAGTGCAATTTGACAAAGACCTAGGTGTTTAATTGATTTTAATACTTGAATATGAATTAAAGAATCTGGGTATTTGAAAATAAAGACCTAGCTTGTTTTTCTTTATACATGAATATACGAATCTGggtatttaaaaataaagagtatATAAGACAAAACACTAGTTCAAATATTTTCTCAATGGTTATTCAGCTCATATATATTTACAGAAACACTAGTTCAAATATTTCTTACTATAAAGAGTATATAATACAAAACTGAAATGGTGGGCCCTCAAAATATATGGTCCAGGCTCTTTAGCACCACTTGAGCAACCATGTAGCCGGCCCTGTGTATACCCATAAACAAACGGGTGAGAATTCCCTCAAGTTAATTTcttaacttgagtcaagttgaaAAGATCTAAAcccttaaataaaaatcaagggtcaagattcaaagatcatctttgaatcttggcctttaattttcatttaaaggCCAAGATTaccctaacatgactagtcatgttagggtAACTTGAGATAATCCTCTCTTAAATAAACACCATACAAGAACATGTATGTATTAGTCTTCAAGCCACatatattgattgatgtttACGATTTGTTATTTTAGCATCAGAATATATTATTAGCTAAATTAACACAAGTTAGCAAGATATTAAAGGCCAAATTACTAAAATctagaaatgaaaggaagaaaTATAACTACTAAGATCACAAAATGATATTGTTGAAAAAAACTCATACCGATTAGAGactctttaatttttaaaattgttaaacttgatccataaaaaaatatatatataccgccACACATTGATCGAGGATCGATCCTAGTAACACATGAGCAGCAATGCATTGTAGGCTTCAACGAGCCAATGTAGCATATATAGCTTGTCTGCTATCCAAAAcctgttaaaaattaaaataaaataataagagaAAAAACTATCAAAAACCTTTGCTGAACTTTGGCCATCATCACTTCTAAGCTGAAGTTTacgatttttctttttattgaaatATTAAGTTTGATCTacattggaaaaaaaatataaaaaataaaattatggacCACAACGTATAAATGGCAGCGTATTGTAAGCTCACAAAATTGTTGCACTCCCACCCACCACTCCACCAGCCCATATGTGATTAACCCAAAAACTTCAATAAtgagaggtagaagtagaacacaaaaacttaaataaacttCGAATAACTTTTGTAAAGGTAACGTGGtagacttttattttattttttttggttaaaaaacCATTGGCAACATGGGACTTTGCATCATGCCGTGATCGAAGTTATGCAAAACTGAGTATTGAAAACAAGACTAAATGAGGCTTCAAAATATGCATAAGCATCATAGTACGTTAAGCACAATCCATAAACTTCGAAAAGAAAGAGAACCACTGGATTTCGAATATGCAAGTAACCAAGATTTGACTAGAATTTCATGTAAGCATAAAGCATATGATGTTAAAGTTTTTCTACAACTACAGTATAGTGATTGGGAaggcattttaatttttaaatgagTACCACAATACTCCAATAATCAACCCAAGGATGTATTGGGCTTCCAGAATTActtgaacaaaataacaaaCCAACCCGTTTGAACACATACAGGCATAGCCGCATAGGTAGGTTGTCAGGTGCACTTACAAACCAAATACATGACCCAAAACACCCGGTTATAATTTAGGGTCGGGTTCTCAAGGTCTAGGAATTTTGCCAAGCCTGTATAGCATAGGAAGAGACACGCATCCAGTCAACCATAATATATAGATAGGATTTCATGAATAGAGttataaaacaaaagttgtgGCAAAACAAGACTAATTCGTTCATGCTAGACCCATAAGTTATTGTAAATAGGCCTCATCGACAGACTGCAGATTGGCACTACTAGTAGCtacttataattaaataaaaccaaGAGGATTCCATCCAGTTGATCAGTTTAAGCAGTCACGAGTATTGCTTGAGCCTCTTGTTAGTTTGTTGGAGTAACCGACTTGAACCGCAAACTCCACAGACTTCTGTTATTCATTGTAAGAAATAATCAGGCCACAAGATTAcgaaaatgaatcaagaaaaacaaGTTTTCAATCATTCCATGAGTGTTTCTGTACATCCTAAATTATAATATCCATAAAATTTTCACTAATGATCAAGGATGACTGACATAATCAAGAAGGCTTTAATCAGTTTATATGGTTTGAACATGTGAGAGGCTTCCTTCTTGGGAAACAAGACCAACAATAATGAGAAGGAACCCCGGATGTTCTATACTAAATTCCAATCCCTACGGAATGTCTAATTCATATACGATGGcaatcaatttcaaataaaaCAGGTTACTCTCATACAGGGCCAAAATCTGctaaaatttatatcattaatgCCTCTTCTATGTATTTGttgcaaaaacaaatatataacaagTGCTACTTTGTATATGAAAACAGCTTAGCCTAACCCTTGCACACTAGTAAATGAATGGGACACTTTTTCTGTGTTTGTGTGCGTTAGTGATAGAGACAGAAGGAACcatatatagtataacaaacAATCTCAAACACAAAACGAACTGTCAACCATACCACATACCTTCAGGAGAAGTCCTCTTGGCTGACTCGTTCAAGACAGCTTCAACactgagagcaacctttcttaTATGTTTCTTGGCAAAGTTGATCGTCTGTTGCTCTAGTTCCTTGATGTCACGAGCAACCTGGTGTACAGCCAGAGTGACAATCGAACCACCACCTGTATTACTACTACTGGTAGTGTTCGGGTGGCTGTTGGAACTGATGGCCAACCCTGATAACTCAGATACAGGAAGACGCGGAATACATTCATCAATGGCAgcaaaatcttttcttttaagcACAGACCATACCAATAGTGATCCAGACTGGTTGACACTTGCCTCTTGGAGTACGACCTGATCACCGAACCAGCTACAAGTCTGGCGCAACAAGTGTCAATTGTTAAATACCAAAGTCTCCCCAAAGAAATGTGAATTGCATTAATTGTGTCAACGTACCTGATAAAGGGATATCTTATTCCTGGAGTCAATGCCAGTTGTGTAACATGTCGGCTTTTGTAATGGACAAATCTTCCCGGACACATCCCACTGTGAAAACCATATTAGAATAGAATAGGATAATAAGATTGTGTGTGCGTGCACACTCTAGAATGTAAAGTACAGTACCTCATGACGTCTATCTTCATCTCCAAGGATTTCCAAGATGAACTCTGGAGAATGCAGTAGACTAAAGGTGGTAACTGATATTAGGACCATTTCTTTAGGATCATCGTCATAGGGAGACTGAGTGAGGGAAACGCAAATCTGCATGTTCCGGAGGGCAGGAACACATGAGATGAGTGGTGCCGGGTCACCTTCAACATTGGTTGGATGAATATGAGAGCAGAACTCGTGAACCATCTTTTGTGTGAGCTCCATCACACATTTCTTCTCGTCCTGGCATGGATCCTCTGTCCAGCCATGAATGAAATGATGATTAACTAACTATGATGTGCAGATCAACAGATAGATGATTTCCCTGATAAACAGATTAGAAAGTGCGTACCTTGTCCTGCTACTAAGCACGGAACCAAGAAACCAGTCTTGGTCTGATAAGATCTTCTTTCACATGATTGTTCAAGGCAATCCACCCATCGTTGAGCTCCAAATGCAAAGCCTCTGCGGCTCAGATCAGTGTACAGCTTGTGGTCCATGTAACTTTCCTCAAATGTCAAATGCTCCACCCATATGACCTGTTGTGTACAAGGTGTCAAGGGACTcactatatatgtgtgtgtgtgtgtgtgtggagtGTGGACACGGGGTTGTATTTACGGTAAATGGATCAAAGTAAGTTATGTTAAACCTGGGAATATCCATTGGCTAGTCCTCGTATCAAGCACCCGCAAGGATAACCAATGTTTCGTGAAGAATCAATTGACATGTCAGCGACAACCCAAGTCAACGGATCAATTTCTTTGAAGGTTCTAAGGAAACAAAAGGCCCTTTTGGGAACATACAGTGTAGGCGCCTGCAACTTTGCGCGCATCTGagagaccaaaaaaaaaagaatgatatGCAAGGAAAGAAAtgcaaatatatgtatatttatatgggTGTGTGTGTGCGGGagtggaaaagaaaaaaaaaaaaaaaaaacgtgggTGGCATACAAGCTGCAAGGACCCCGTCTGGGTTATGGTACGATGACCCCTGACGCAAGAATCTGAGGCGTATAGCTGCCGAGACTATGGATGGAAATAGTTGGGTCCATTTATACTGGAAacaaaaaaaggataaaagtaAAAATGCATATATAAGGACTGAGAAACAGATTAATCAACAAAGAAACTAAGAAAGACATGGAGTAACAACAACGTGCGTCAGAGGTGAGCGACTTGACTAGCTGGGTGTGTTCCATGTTAACAACAGCAGAAGCCCTGGAAGCGTGGGCCCATGAATTAGTTGGTGGGGGTGTGGGGTTGGGGAAAGTTTGTTGATAATGTTGTTGGTTAAGAACGGTGCCGTCGTTGGTCCAGAAACGGCCATCTTTGTCGAGAGCAAGAGCAAAGACTTCGTTGGCAGCACGGTCGGCAACTAAGGAAGGGTTTATGTAGCCCTCCTTTGTAATGAAACTAGTATGATCGACTACCGGTGATGGTGAATCGGGCTGTTTgaatagaaaatcaaaaactaaTTAGGAGTGAgtcatataaaattaaattaggtTCAGGAGCCTTTTAtgggtacatatatacataataataaaaaaaataaaattgaacaagccagattatgatgatgaatgatgataGACTTGTGCAAATGAGCTACTAACTCGACGTAGTACTAGTTAAAAGCTTACCTCGGATTAGAGGTTTTAAACCTAATAATTAGTTTAGAGTTGGTTT includes these proteins:
- the LOC122578350 gene encoding homeobox-leucine zipper protein HDG12-like — encoded protein: MRAKLQAPTLYVPKRAFCFLRTFKEIDPLTWVVADMSIDSSRNIGYPCGCLIRGLANGYSQVIWVEHLTFEESYMDHKLYTDLSRRGFAFGAQRWVDCLEQSCERRSYQTKTGFLVPCLVAGQEDPCQDEKKCVMELTQKMVHEFCSHIHPTNVEGDPAPLISCVPALRNMQICVSLTQSPYDDDPKEMVLISVTTFSLLHSPEFILEILGDEDRRHEWDVSGKICPLQKPTCYTTGIDSRNKISLYQTCSWFGDQVVLQEASVNQSGSLLVWSVLKRKDFAAIDECIPRLPVSELSGLAISSNSHPNTTSSSNTGGGSIVTLAVHQVARDIKELEQQTINFAKKHIRKVALSVEAVLNESAKRTSPEEVCGVCGSSRLLQQTNKRLKQYS